A DNA window from Procambarus clarkii isolate CNS0578487 chromosome 75, FALCON_Pclarkii_2.0, whole genome shotgun sequence contains the following coding sequences:
- the LOC138349806 gene encoding techylectin-5B-like — protein MIQSSWRGLSAWALLLLLRQISSFSVSTTDINISSPVPLSIATGGGQATSLMLLMTPAGHKINVNLGGGTQNQFCDLRARNCLEVKEQQGHKISGVYTVAPYKCCPERLVQVYCDMEADGGGWTVIQRRDKFDQQEDFYRTWTHYVNGFGNLTGEFWLGLDHIHAITNQTINEARFDLGDFDGNKRLAKYDRIHVGDSKSLYKLELGAFSGDAGDAMEHHNGRKFSTMDKDNDDHSSNCAAVYKGAWWYGSCHNTNLNGEYLNGPTDKTSQGIIWEFWRGDNYSLKMTEIKVRPRDTLAPSCQRN, from the exons ATGATTCAAAGTTCATGGCGGGGCCTATCGGCATGGgctctgctactgctgctgcgccAGATCTCTTCCTTCAGTGTATCAACGACAG ATATTAACATCTCAAGTCCTGTCCCGCTTTCCATAGCGACTGGAGGCGGCCAGGCCACCTCCTTGATGCTGCTCATGACCCCCGCAGGTCACAAGATCAATGTCAATCTTGGGGGCGGCACCCAAAACCAGTTTTGTGATCTGAGGGCCAG GAACTGCCTGGAGGTGAAGGAGCAACAAGGGCACAAGATCAGCGGCGTGTACACAGTCGCGCCTTATAAGTGCTGTCCAGAACGCCTAGTACAGGTATACTGTGACATGGAAGCAGATGGTGGAGGGTGGACGGTAATCCAGCGAAGAGATAAATTTGACCAACAGGAAGACTTCTATCGCACGTGGACCCACTACGTCAATGGCTTTGGCAACCTGACGGGGGAGTTTTGGTTGGGACTCGACCACATTCACGCCATCACGAACCAGACCATCAACGAGGCGAGGTTCGATCTCGGAGACTTTGATGGCAACAAACGATTGGCCAAATACGACAGAATTCACGTCGGCGACTCGAAATCCCTATACAAGCTGGAGCTTGGGGCATTCTCGGGCGACGCCGGTGACGCCATGGAACACCACAACGGCAGAAAGTTCTCTACTATGGATAAGGACAACGATGATCACTCATCAAACTGCGCAGCCGT GTACAAGGGCGCGTGGTGGTACGGCAGCTGCCACAACACCAACCTCAACGGGGAGTACTTGAACGGGCCCACCGACAAGACTTCTCAAGGAATCATCTGGGAGTTCTGGCGGGGAGATAACTACTCCCTCAAGATGACGGAGATAAAGGTCCGGCCTAGGGATACTCTCGCTCCCTCATGCCAAAGAAACTGA
- the LOC123771731 gene encoding trypsin-1, whose protein sequence is MAAAASSTTSLMAVFIWACVVGQAASFLDVSGVACGRAQLRAGRVKGGQDASPGEFPWLVSIRVAGAMSAHYCGGALIHKRFVLTAAHCVHRNSPKYVVAVAGEHDFNAPNNGFRQVLPVKDIISHADFSKRYIHDIALLELGQDVVWSKYVQPLCLPDLNTDGVTDALNVTVAGWGMTDEASNGGHHVNVLQKVVVQVVSRTDCQSWYSSHAGKAVVLYDTHLCAGFENGEKDACQGDSGGPLLTAPDRDGRMVTVGVVSAGIGCGRPRLPGLYTRVSRYIDWIATNLRSRGVTVSL, encoded by the exons TGTCGGGTGTGGCCTGCGGGCGGGCACAGCTAAGAGCCGGCAGAGTGAAGGGAGGACAAGACGCCAGCCCTGGAGAGTTCCCCTGGCTCGTCTCCATCAGGGTTGCTGGAGCTATGAGCGCTCACTACTGTGGAGGGGCTCTAATACACAAGCGCTTCGTCCTCACCGCCGCCCACTGTGTCCATAG GAACTCTCCCAAATACGTTGTGGCTGTGGCAGGTGAACACGACTTCAATGCCCCCAATAATGGCTTTAGGCAGGTCCTGCCAGTGAAGGATATCATCTCTCACGCAGATTTCTCCAAG agaTACATCCACGACATAGCTCTGCTAGAGCTCGGACAGGACGTCGTGTGGAGTAAATACGTCCAGCCGCTGTGCCTCCCTGATCTCAACACCGATGGCGTCACTGACGCCCTTAACGTTACCGTCGCAGGCTGGGGCATGACGGACGAGGCTTCGAACG GTGGCCATCACGTCAACGTGCTGCagaaggtggtggtgcaggtggtgtcccGCACTGACTGCCAGAGCTGGTACTCCAGCCACGCCGGCAAGGCTGTCGTGCTCTACGACACTcatctctgtgctggcttcgagaaCGGCGAAAAGGACGCTTGTCAG GGTGATAGCGGAGGCCCCCTGCTGACGGCGCCTGATAGGGATGGACGTATGGTAACGGTTGGAGTGGTATCAGCAGGTATCGGCTGTGGGCGACCAAGACTTCCGGGCTTGTATACTAGAGTATCCAGGTACATAGACTGGATCGCAACTAATCTCAGGTCGCGAGGAGTGACTGTCTCGCTCTAG